Proteins encoded together in one Telopea speciosissima isolate NSW1024214 ecotype Mountain lineage chromosome 6, Tspe_v1, whole genome shotgun sequence window:
- the LOC122666056 gene encoding uncharacterized protein LOC122666056 — MVGRARAEDETGTLWTAVEDFCSVIGREREDEKGKRWKRMTLFNGAAVLKMKYWDIIRDDLCHLVCNFFETGILSCALNETSVCLVPKVLKLESADQFQPIALCTIVSKVITKIIAGRLKLILNDVITPYQSAFIPNCSISDSVFMAYELFHYIIKRKKSCLRSVSHHILINGASRGSFSPSRGIRQGDPLSPALFILCSHALSCLLLKAESESLIHGIKVRNRAPPIIHLLFTDDSLIFSEVKVDEIYHLKDILSTYCKASGQSINLSKSCLTFTPNTHQKLKRWFSRIMKIHYGSGPKKYLGLPTDFSISKASLFKDITSKIDGRIQGWKSKLLSHADFLNSKAGNDPSCGWRSILLGKDVLLDCLGWSIGRGLSIDTWHDKWIPIDGGMKTDL; from the exons ATGGTTGGGAGAGCCAGAGCAGAAGATGAAACCGGGACGTTATGGACTGCAGTAGAAGACTTCTGCTCCGTTATAGggcgagaaagagaagatgaaaaggGCAAGAGGTGGAAAAGGATGACTTTGTTTAATGGCGCTGCAGTACTGAAAATG AAATATTGGGATATTATCAGGGATGATTTATGTCATTTGGTTTGCAACTTCTTTGAGACTGGTATTCTTTCTTGTGCTCTAAATGAGACATCGGTATGTCTTGTCCctaaggttttaaaacttgaaaGTGCAGACCAATTTCAGCCAATAGCATTATGTACTATTGTTTCCAAGGTGATTACCAAGATTATAGCTGGCCGCTTAAAACTGATTTTAAATGATGTGATTACTCCATATCAATCAGCATTTATCCCTAATTGTTCCATTTCTGATAGTGTTTTTATGGCTTATGAGTTGTTTCATTATATcataaaaaggaagaaaa GTTGTTTGAGATCTGTTTCTCATCATATATTGATAAATGGAGCATCTAGGGGATCTTTTTCACCATCCCGTGGTATACGGCAAGGTGATCCTTTATCTCctgcattatttattttatgtagtCATGCTCTCAGTTGTCTTCTGTTGAAGGCTGAATCTGAATCTCTCATTCATGGTATCAAAGTGCGGAATAGGGCTCCTCCAattattcatttattatttaCAGATGATAGCCTTATTTTCTCAGAAGTAAAGGTGGATGAGATTTACCATTTAAAGGATATTCTGTCTACATATTGCAAGGCTTCAGGTCAATCTATTAATTTATCAAAGTCTTGTTTGACTTTTACTCCAAACACTCATCAGAAGTTGAAGAGATGGTTTTCCCgtataatgaagattcattATGGTTCTGGCCCTAAGAAGTATTTGGGTTTGCCAACAGACTTTAGTATCTCCAAGGCTTCTCTTTTCAAGGATATTACTTCTAAAATTGATGGGAGAATCCAAGGTTGGAAGTCAAAGCTATTATCTCATGCAG ATTTCCTTAACTCAAAAGCAGGCAATGATCCAAGTTGCGGGTGGCGCAGTATTTTGTTGGGTAAAGATGTTCTGCTTGATTGTTTGGGATGGAGTATTGGAAGGGGTTTATCCATTGATACTTGGCATGATAAATGGATTCCAATAGATGGTGGAATGAAGACTGATTTATGA
- the LOC122664761 gene encoding probable membrane-associated kinase regulator 2 translates to MEAFSLLKYWRGGGVTGNNARTLPGTTTIVEAVKQPAVETDDDDDDDGSFFDLEFMPDDDDGEGEDDHGSDEEVDSNSGVDEEDDGDSSTGTDGEREFNFTVSSGSSGGKTDPNLSLSPSDDLFFKGRLVPFEPSSLDFNPSEPNSKSQFPVSLLKSATKFRVFTLGFRKPKSTTSEKSESSVTAAAAPKQNQLPQTKQHRQGKFLTVKLKVEEVPIASLFTRDNSSRSSGNKLQKQNSDEAVTDDKRFSKDVVQKYLKMIKPLYVKVSRRYGEKLKFSGQLSLGLGKATPAPVPAPAPTISPVSSPKTTKNNQGEAEETEAQCSFRSQKQGSLPAGLRVVCKHLGKSRSASSAVAAAPTLPVQSSRRDDSLLQQQDGIQGAILHCKRSFNAKRDLEISMLSRCTSDPSHEKSISSCRNSSDLSNEKAISSYRISSEEGSVAHARI, encoded by the exons ATGGAAGCTTTTAGTTTGCTCAAGTACTGGAGAGGAGGTGGAGTCACCGGAAACAATGCACGCACTTTACCTGGTACCACCACCATAGTCGAAGCCGTAAAGCAACCGGCGGTAGAAACGGAcgacgatgatgatgacgatgggTCCTTCTTTGACTTGGAGTTTATGCCCGACGACGATGACGGTGAAGGGGAAGATGACCACGGGAGCGACGAAGAGGTTGATAGCAACAGCGGAGTTGACGAGGAAGATGACGGAGATTCCTCGACGGGAAccgatggagagagagagttcaacTTCACGGTGTCTTCTGGGTCGAGCGGTGGCAAGACAGACCCGAATCTCTCGCTCTCCCCTTCCGATGATCTCTTCTTCAAAGGAAGGCTTGTGCCTTTTGAGCCATCATCCCTTGACTTCAACCCTTCTGAGCCCAACTCAAAGTCTCAGTTCCCTGTTTCCTTGTTGAAATCTGCTACAAAGTTCCGGGTCTTCACGTTGGGGTTCAGGAAGCCCAAATCGACGACATCTGAGAAGTCGGAATCAAGCGTTACAGCTGCGGCTGCTCCGAAACAAAATCAGCTACCGCAGACTAAGCAGCATCGGCAAGGAAAATTTCTCACAGTGAAATTGAAGGTCGAAGAGGTTCCGATCGCTTCTCTGTTTACCAGAGACAACAGTTCAAGAAGCTCTGGAAACAAACTTCAGAAGCAGAACTCCGACGAAGCGGTTACGGATGACAAGAGGTTTTCGAAGGATGTGGTGCAGAAGTATCTGAAGATGATCAAGCCCCTCTACGTAAAGGTTTCAAGGAGGTATGGGGAGAAGCTGAAGTTTTCTGGACAGTTGAGCTTGGGGTTAGGGAAGGCAACACCGGCACCTGTTCCTGCTCCGGCGCCGACGATTTCGCCAGTGTCCTCTCCAAAAACAACTAAGAACAACCAAGGAGAAGCAGAGGAGACCGAAGCACAGTGTAGCTTTCGGAGCCAGAAACAGGGGAGTTTGCCGGCGGGGTTGCGTGTGGTGTGTAAGCATTTAGGAAAGAGCAGGTCCGCCTCTTCGGCTGTGGCTGCGGCGCCTACATTGCCGGTTCAGTCCAGTAGACGTGATGATTCATTGTTGCAGCAGCAAGACGGGATCCAGGGTGCTATTTTGCACTGCAAAAGATCGTTTAATGCTAAAAGAG ACTTAGAGATCTCTATGTTGTCGCGGTGTACGAGCGATCCATCTCACGAGAAATCAATTAGTTCGTGTAGAAATTCTTCGGATCTCTCTAACGAGAAAGCAATTAGTTCGTATAGGATTTCTTCGGAAGAGGGAAGCGTTGCTCACGCTCGCATTTGA